Part of the Raphanus sativus cultivar WK10039 unplaced genomic scaffold, ASM80110v3 Scaffold1996, whole genome shotgun sequence genome, CAATAACACCAAACACATTAATAACCTATATATATGATCGTGAAGGGTTCACATATGAAGAATTAGAGTCGATAATCTGCATGGCCAGACGGAACCAATGAGACGGATTGTTACCTAAAAAGCTTCGTAAGTGTTACACTTGCATCTACAAATTATAACCCTAATGCTATATTGACAATAAATTAGGAGAAATTCTAAGTATttaagaaaaagacaaaataatattatgaaaaaaaGACCAAAATTTTTAATTCTAAAGTTCTTAAGATATTGTCACTGTACTCATAAAACACATGTCATCATGTAAGAGGAAAATAGTGTTTTATATATTGGCTTAAAAGATAAAACATAATTGAGTAACTATAAtattagttttcctttttttaagaaatttatataatttctaaCTGCTGGAGTTGACTTTAGAACATCTTCATCGATGAACATTTTAGAATATCTTAACAAtcaaagaaaatagaaaagaaaataagaaataaaaaaccaaaaagtTCTCTGCAGTAACATATTTTAAGACACAGTTCTAATACTCATTTGACGGATGAATATTGCataaatagattaatttttttaaagcatctatattattaaaactgagaAGCACTGCCAGGAAAAATGCAGAACATTCCATTCAAGGAAGCGACATAGAAACCTCATCTGAGacttttccccaacagtttgtTTAGCTTGGACGTCCAAAGCAACTAAGCAAGGAGaccgaaacaaaaacaaaagttggGGTTTACGGTAATTGCAATATGGCATCAGGCTCGTATGATTCATAAATGTTGATTATGTCTAATTTATAATTCATAAGGTTAATTTTGTAATTGACGACTCTAAAAATTAATCTGGGAGAGACACATTGAAAACAGtaaaaagtgattttttaaataatattatacacatatttgataaattatagtttttatcaatataaaaaggAATGATGACTTTTTTTAGATAGAATAACTAGATTTTCTATTTGAAATTTGTAAGCTGTATAACatgtcaattatatatatttattagtatatatattttctagaaACTTTAACTATACTGGAATCTAATCAGTTATAGAAATGCCACTTAATTATTATTGTTTCTCATAATATCCAGGCTTTCAAATTTGAGTATTACTATCTACAAAATTGTTTACATATATCCCAAAATAGCTATTTTCATTaactttcctattttaatatattttgttttgataaaatggaaataaatattttcttatttatttgatgataaaatctaaatctaatttTACTGGTATGTATTGGGGGAATATCATTTTACTTTTTCTGATATTTTCTgtgataaaatgaaaaataaaattacataaaaataacctttaaatataaatatgaaaaaattacTGTCAGATTCGTAGTACGAACAAAATTCTCACAAATTAGTAGTTTACGAACCAAGGACAGTTTAGTCTCTTGCTTGTCGTCAAAACTCAAACTTGAAACCTAATTTACTTTCCTCCAAGAAGGTGCCCCTTGAACTTTCTTCCTCTTCTATATATGGGGAAGCCAACCAAGTGAGGAGATTCTTGGGTTATACATGCATGGCTTCTCATTTCTAGTCTCTCTCAAACTGACTCCTTTCTCTCGATTTATTTATATAGCAATCTCCCTCATTTTCTCTCCATTTAGACGCACCGCTTCACGTGAAAATGCAGCCGTCCGACATTTCGGCAACAGTGgccgagaagaagaaagagaagaaacgGCCAAGTGTATCAGTGTTCAAGCTTTTTTCCTTTGCTGATTCCTACGATTGCGTTCTGATGACTCTTGGATCCATTGGTGCGTGCATTCACGGAGCCTCCGTTCCAgttttctttatcttcttcGGGAAACTCATCAACATCATCGGTCTTGCTTACCTCTTCCCACAAGAAGCTTCTCATAAAGTCGCCAAGGTcatatctatattttcataattatttatcCAAAACTGTTAAGCTAAGTTGGTTACATTCAAATCCTTCCATCTGCCTAAGAAGTTTCGATATGTTATATGCAGTGAGTAGTATTGTTTAGAACTTGGAATGAGTTGATTCCAATCTTATTGACCACACCAGAGTTAAAATGACGATTCACAAAATTCCAGAGAGATTGAGATctaataaattcaaaattttagaaataaatatgaTTCTTTGGGTTCAAGTGTATATGAATCTGAAGTGGAAGATCAAAATTGGTCAAAagctaattaattttatttggaaATATATCTCTACTTAATATAATTGGATTGCGAATAGGTAATAATATTTATAGTAACATTATTATTTTACCCCGTTTAATTTGTATTTCTTTGACTGTGTGCAGTACTCGCTGGATTTTGTATATCTGAGTGTGGCAATGCTCTTCTCATCATGGCTAGGTAAACAACATGACAAAGAATGTATAAAGCAAtcataagaatattttttttttgaagatacTATGACtaacaataacaataaaatgaaTGCAAACAGAGGTTGCATGTTGGATGCATACGGGAGAGAGACAAGCGGCGAAGATGAGAAAAGCATATCTTCGGTCTATGTTAAGTCAAGACATAAGCTTATTCGACACCGAATCTTCCACCGGAGAAGTCATCTCCGCCATCACCTCCGACATACTTGTCGTCCAAGACGCTCTATCCGAGAAGGTACACTAAACTGAAATCTAATCGGTATCAGTTTGATAACCTTAGTCCGGTTTACGAATATATGATAACCGGTTCAGGTGGGAAATTTCTTGCACTGCATGAGCCGGTTTATAGCTGGTTTTGCAATCGGTTTCGCTAGCGTATGGCAGATAAGTCTCGTGACTCTCTCCATAGTCCCACTCATCGCGGTCGCCGGTGGCATCTACGCTTATGTGAACACCGGACTCCTCGCTAGTGTCCGTAAATCGTACGTCAAAGCCGGCGAGATAGCGGAAGAGGTCGGTAACTTGTACAACAAGAAAACTAtataatgtaattatttatttaatatctcATATACTTTTGTTTAAACTCAGGTGATCGGGAATGTGAGGACCGTACAAGCATTCACGGGAGAAGAAAAGGCGGTGAGATCATACGGAGAAGCTCTGAAGAATACTTACACGTACGGGAGAAAAGCCGGTTTAGCCAAAGGACTAGGACTCGGTTCGATGCACTGTGTTCTGTTTCTGTCATGGGCTTTGCTTGTTTGGTTCACAAGCATCATTGTTCACAAGGGCATTGCTAATGGCGGCGAGTCTTTCACGACCATGCTCAACGTCGTCATCGCTGGCttgtaatataaaaagttatttccATTTTGATTGTTTATTCCTCTGTTTTATTGATTACActctgttttggttttgtgttaGGTCTCTTGGCCAGGCAGCGCCAGACATCTCCACATTTGTACGAGCGAGAGCTGCTGCGTATCCTATCTTCCAGATGATCGAACGGAACAAGGAGGTGAAAACAGGTCGTAAGCTCGGGAAAGTAGACGGAGAGATTCAGTTCAGGGACGTGACTTTCACATACCCGTCTCGCCCTGACGTGGTGATCTTTGACAAGCTGAACCTCGTGATCCCTGCTGGGAAAGTCGTGGCCCTTGTCGGAGGAAGCGGGTCTGGAAAAAGCACGGTGATATCTCTGATAGAGCGGTTCTACGAGCCTACCGATGGGGCAGTGTTTCTTGACGGGAACGATATTAGATACCTTGATCTCAAGTGGCTTAGAGGACATATTTGTCTGGTTAATCAAGAGCCTGCCCTGTTTGCAACCACGATTCGTGAGAACATTATGTATGGTAAAGATGACGCGACGGATGAGGAAATCACCCGTGCAGTGACGCTATCGGAAGCTCTTTCATTCATCAACAAACTCCCAGATGGATTGGAAACACAAGTCAGTTGAAAAATTAGATAACTTGGAAGACAAGaaacaaaccctaaactttacttgttatttgttttttacaGGTTGGCGAGAGAGGGGTTCAGCTATCAGGTGGGCAGAAGCAGAGGATCACGATCTCGAGAGCGATCTTGAAGAATCCATCGATACTCTTACTGGACGAAGCAACAAGCGCACTAGACGCAGAGTCAGAGAAAAGCGTGCAAAAAGCTTTGGACAAAGTGATGGTAGGGAGGACGACGGTTGTGGTGGCTCATAGACTCTCCACCGTAAGAAACGCTGATATCATAGCCGTCGTTCATGGAGGAAAAATCGTTGAGTCTGGAAGCCACTACGACCTCATCTCTAACCCGGATGGAGCTTACTCTTCTCTCTTACGTATTCAAGAAGCTGCAAACCCTTACTTAAACCACACTCCTAGCTTACCAGCCAGGttattaataaagttaaaaatttCCCAAATCCGGAACCAATCTCACCATCgctttgtttcatttttacAGTACAGAACCCTTGCCGGAACGACCAATAACAAAGACGAACCTGTCTTCCATGGATCAATCAGGAAACCAACCAGACACAACTAGACAAGGCAAAGTAACATTGGGACGTCTCTACTCTATGATACGTCCTGACTGGAAGTATGGACTCTTCGGGTTGTTTGGTTCCTTAATTGCCGGGTCTCAAATGCCACTATTCGCACTTGGGATCTCTCAGGCTTTAGTTTCTTATTACATGGACTGGGAGACAACTCAAAAAGAGGTCAAGAGAATCTCTATCCTCTTCTGTTGTGCCTCCGTCATAACCGTCATCTCGCACGCCATTGAGCATACCACCTTCGGTATCATGGGTGAGCGTTTGACTCTCCGCGTCCGTCAAATGATGTTTTCAGGTACGCACAAACACAAAACCGCTGTTTAAATCCTACCATTTAACTGTCTTATAGATGATTGATCTAATGTTTGGTTATtgtttttatacattttagCGATCCTGAGGAATGAAATTGGATGGTTTGATAAAGTGGATAACACTAGCTCAATGTTAGCGTCGCAGCTTGAAAGTGACAGCACTTTGCTTAGAACGATCGTGGTCGATAGATCCACGATTCTATTGGAGAATTTTGGTCTAGTTGTGACATCATTCATCATTTCTTTTATACTTAACTGGCGTCTCACTCTAGTTGTCTTGGCAACATATCCATTGATAATCAGCGGACATATTAGCGAGGTAAAACGCAGTTTTACGGCGCTTTCTTACTTCATATTTCAGTAATtaggtttttatatttttttttgttgttgttgttgtatttGTTAGAAACTTTTCATGCAAGGCTATGGAGTAAACTTGAATAAAGCGTATTTAAAGGCCAACATGTTGGCCGGAGAGGCTATAAGCAACATTCGAACCGTTGCTGCCTTTTGTGCCGAGGATAAGGTTCTAGAACTTTATTCCAACGAGCTTCAAGAACCTTCCGAACGTTCGTTTAGGCGTGGACAGACGGCTGGTATACTGTACGGCGTCTCTcagttcttcatcttctcctcctATGGCCTTGCCCTCTGGTATTTATATTAAGCAATTCCACACAGAAACTAAGTGCATATAATTGATAAGTTAGATGTATTTACAGGTACGGATCGGTTTTGATGGGGCAAGGACTATCAAGTTTCGAATCGGTGATGAAAACATTCATGGTTTTGATCGTTACTGCGTTAGTGATGGGTGAAGTTTTGGCTCTAGCACCTGATATACTCAAGGGAAACCAGATGGTTGCATCGGTTTTCGAGCTACTGGACCGAAGAAGTCAGGTCGTTGGAGATAAAGGCGAGGAGCTGAGTGATGTGGAAGGCACAATTGAGCTCAAAGGTGTCCATTTCAGTTATCCTTCACGGCCTGATGTGACTATCTTCAGCGATTTCGACCTGATTGTTCCTTGTGGAAAAAGCATGGCGCTGGTGGGACAAAGCGGGTCCGGGAAGAGTTCGGTTCTTTCCCTGATTCTCCGGTTCTATGATCCTACAGCCGGAACAATCATGATAGACGGTGAGTGTCAGTTCCTAACTCAATTACTTGAGTCACAAGAAACTCTGATCATAGGTATCTTGCAACACAAGAAATctgtttaaaatcaaaactGTTACAGGACAAGACATCAAGAAACTGAAACTGAGATCGCTGAGAAGACACGTAGGTCTGGTTCAACAAGAACCGGCTCTTTTTGCAACAACTATCTACGAGAACATCTTGTACGGCAAAGAAGGAGCTCTTGAATCTGAGGTCATGGAAGCAGCTAAGCTTGCAAACGCTCACGAGTTCATCAGCTCTCTCCCGGAAGGCTACACGACACAAGTCGGGGAACGTGGCATTCAGATGTCAGGCGGTCAGAGACAGAGGATCGCTATCGCTAGAGCCGTCCTCAAGAATCCAGCAATTCTGCTACTTGACGAAGCCACAAGCGCCTTGGACGTTGAATCAGAGCGTGTGGTAAGCTTTCTTCTTAGTATTTTTTTAGGGTTTGGATCAAGATTTCTAACAAAGACTTGACTGGTTTATACTAGGTACAACAAGCATTGGATAGGCTAATGAGTAACCGGACCACGGTGGTAGTGGCTCACCGGCTATCAACGATCAAGAACTCAGATATGATAAGTGTGATACAAGAAGGTAAGATCATAGAGCAAGGCAGCCACAACAGTCTCATTGAGAAGGAGAATGGTCCTTACTCTAAACTTATCAATCTTCAGCAGCAGCAAATCTCCTGAATATTATAACTGTATTAATTGTTAGAATCTTGTTCATTTTCTCTTTTCGATCGTACTTTCATTGATGATCTTTCATGATGGTAAGATCATATTCTTCACATTTTATCTATCTTTGTGGGTTTATGTATCTCCAAATAATGAAATGTTCTTAGGCTCACATTAGTCTTCTAATTTGTCGTTTGCTACTTACAATTTTCTGGTTTCctcataaaacataaaatataatgttcAAACTTCAAACCCACTGTTCAAATAATAATCTTATGTGTACCAAACATCTAATATTTTACAATACTTATGTAAGTATATACTATATTAGGAAcagaaatatttatttgattaacaACTTAGTGGACTGGTAAGAGACTTTGCAGCTTCTCTCCTTCCCTGGAAAGGCTGGTGGTTGTTCAGAGTATTGACACCTAACTTGTAAACCAACGTTTCAGCTTCACCCATTTTGATTtgttataacatatattaaaacttattaaaacTTATTAGTTTTCACTGTAACCATTTCCCATAATCAATTGTTTAACCAAAAAGaatagagagagagggagagagagagatttgtcatttgttttctcttttaatCATAAACTAAACAAGACCTAAATTATGGTTTGTACTTGTAAACTTGAGATCCCTTGACTAGCCTCTTATCCACTAAGAAGGTTTGACTTTTCCTGATTTCGTGTTTGACTTTGGACCATAAGTCCTCTCGACAGTGGTCTCCCCTCATGTCTTATGACGCTGTAGCAAGGAACTCTTCATCTTTATGACCAAAGCGAAGACGGCAAAGCACGGTATATGCATTACTGTCACTCCCAAGTACCTGCACAAACATTATGAAACGATCACAATTGTCTTTTTTTACTGAAACTTTTATGCGAGACATAGTAGATGTGAAGAGTTTATGATTGTACCATAAGGGTGCGTAGGGTGAAGAAAGACTAAGAAATTGATATGGCCACCTGcagaaaaaaaatgtatgaCAAAAACTCTCTTAAAAACTCTCTATTAGCCtctaataaagaaaataaaaaaaacggTGGAAGAAGTGTGGACCATAAGTTCTTGAAGGCATGGATTATCCATTGGTAAGCCACGTAAATGCAGCTCCAAAGTATAAAATAAGAGATCCGGAACAGAGGGAACCGCTGGAAAACAGTGAAGAAACAAGATGGAAAACAGTGAAGAAAcaagatttttgtttgtttgtttgttaggCTCTAAACAAGAATAGGCAGGAGATTCATCTATCCGCACGCTTCTTCTTTATTGAAGACTTACCAGTGAATTGAGACATGTGTCACCGAGGAGAAATACAGCGTTGAGAGAATGCATACAAACATCTAGCTGCAATCCAAATAAAGATAACGTAAGGGGAAAGTGATCATTGAAAATGAACCCAAATCAGTCTAGAGAATAGGAATCAAAGGTAGAGCTTACAAAACTCAGCTTGTAACCACTAGTAAAAGGGTAGATAATCGCCCAAAACACAATATCTGTTAACACAACAGCACCAGCACAAGTCTGCCACAACATAAAACTCAGTTAAGTCCTTCTGATGGCATTGTACAGTCTTAACTCTCTCAAGTCTCGAGAAGATGACTTAAgggagagaaaaagaagagactTACTTGGAACTGGACCTGAAAGACATAAACCCAAAACCCTGCTGCTTCTCGGACGGGTGCTGCTTCTGAATGTGCAATGGGAGATTTTGGTACAGTTCCAGACTCATCACGGGTGATTGGTGGTGGTCTATAAGTGCCTTGTTCTGCATCATGTATGCTTGTATAACTCTCTGTGTTACCCCCACCTTCTTTATTGTAGATGCAGCAACCGTAAATAGATAACAACGAAGCATACTACAGAAAAAAAAGGAATCAGGGATTCAATCAGTATATGAAACTAAGACAGTAACCTCAACATGTAAGATATACCCCAAAGTAGAGTGTGACAAGAGTAAACGTCCACCTGTTTCACCAAACCAAcaaaagtttgaatcttttttcATTCGCTTCAAAGGAAAGATTCAGAAAAGTAAAAGTGAAAAGATTTAAAAACTCTCACTGAGTATAGAAGTAAAATATGCCACTTCCATCACGAACAACATTTGAAACGAGTAGAGTCAGCATTGCAGCAAACGAGAATACTCTAAAGACGAGCAACCAACGAGGGTGGACTCTTTTATGACATGTGGTCCAAGCTTCGTCTTGGAACAAGGTCCCAGGGTGTTCTCGTTCTCTACTTCTTTTGCCTTCGTATCTCCAGATGAGAATCGCTGCTAACACCAATGGAGCTAATAGGATTAATGCGCAGAGGAGAACCCTCCAATTCAACCAGTAGCTTGAGGCTGTTGTATCGGTTGCCATGGTCACGGCCAACAGAGTCCCTAAGATtccaacacacacaaaaaaaaaaagcaaaagatgAAACCTTTTTTTGAATAGCCACTTCAATTTttctaaatcaaaaacattCCACAAGAAA contains:
- the LOC108809883 gene encoding uncharacterized protein LOC108809883, producing the protein MWWRVLSESSRRVSESSEQKGTLLAVTMATDTTASSYWLNWRVLLCALILLAPLVLAAILIWRYEGKRSREREHPGTLFQDEAWTTCHKRVHPRWLLVFRVFSFAAMLTLLVSNVVRDGSGIFYFYTQWTFTLVTLYFGYASLLSIYGCCIYNKEGGGNTESYTSIHDAEQGTYRPPPITRDESGTVPKSPIAHSEAAPVREAAGFWVYVFQVQFQTCAGAVVLTDIVFWAIIYPFTSGYKLSFLDVCMHSLNAVFLLGDTCLNSLRFPLFRISYFILWSCIYVAYQWIIHAFKNLWWPYQFLSLSSPYAPLWYLGVTVMHIPCFAVFALVIKMKSSLLQRHKT
- the LOC108843374 gene encoding ABC transporter B family member 10, with amino-acid sequence MHTGERQAAKMRKAYLRSMLSQDISLFDTESSTGEVISAITSDILVVQDALSEKVGNFLHCMSRFIAGFAIGFASVWQISLVTLSIVPLIAVAGGIYAYVNTGLLASVRKSYVKAGEIAEEVIGNVRTVQAFTGEEKAVRSYGEALKNTYTYGRKAGLAKGLGLGSMHCVLFLSWALLVWFTSIIVHKGIANGGESFTTMLNVVIAGLSLGQAAPDISTFVRARAAAYPIFQMIERNKEVKTGRKLGKVDGEIQFRDVTFTYPSRPDVVIFDKLNLVIPAGKVVALVGGSGSGKSTVISLIERFYEPTDGAVFLDGNDIRYLDLKWLRGHICLVNQEPALFATTIRENIMYGKDDATDEEITRAVTLSEALSFINKLPDGLETQVGERGVQLSGGQKQRITISRAILKNPSILLLDEATSALDAESEKSVQKALDKVMVGRTTVVVAHRLSTVRNADIIAVVHGGKIVESGSHYDLISNPDGAYSSLLRIQEAANPYLNHTPSLPASTEPLPERPITKTNLSSMDQSGNQPDTTRQGKVTLGRLYSMIRPDWKYGLFGLFGSLIAGSQMPLFALGISQALVSYYMDWETTQKEVKRISILFCCASVITVISHAIEHTTFGIMGERLTLRVRQMMFSAILRNEIGWFDKVDNTSSMLASQLESDSTLLRTIVVDRSTILLENFGLVVTSFIISFILNWRLTLVVLATYPLIISGHISEKLFMQGYGVNLNKAYLKANMLAGEAISNIRTVAAFCAEDKVLELYSNELQEPSERSFRRGQTAGILYGVSQFFIFSSYGLALWYGSVLMGQGLSSFESVMKTFMVLIVTALVMGEVLALAPDILKGNQMVASVFELLDRRSQVVGDKGEELSDVEGTIELKGVHFSYPSRPDVTIFSDFDLIVPCGKSMALVGQSGSGKSSVLSLILRFYDPTAGTIMIDGQDIKKLKLRSLRRHVGLVQQEPALFATTIYENILYGKEGALESEVMEAAKLANAHEFISSLPEGYTTQVGERGIQMSGGQRQRIAIARAVLKNPAILLLDEATSALDVESERVVQQALDRLMSNRTTVVVAHRLSTIKNSDMISVIQEGKIIEQGSHNSLIEKENGPYSKLINLQQQQIS